In the Synechococcus sp. MU1643 genome, AGACGAGATGAGACGGCAGTCTGTGACTGGGTCTGAGTGCATGAGCAATGACGAAATGCGGTTGGCCTAGGTCGGATAGGAAGTCTGTCAACCCAGTGGCACGATTCCCTCAGAAATTCACAGGTTGACCGTCACAGCCGGCGGGCCAACTTCTGCCTGTGGAAAACGACGTTGTTTTTTGTGGAAAAAGAGGGTGGACCCTGGCGAAGCAATTTCGATAAGAAAGCCTGATCTTTGCTTCGTCGCTGCAGTCGCTTTCGAGAACCGTGTCATTGGTCACTGGGAAACCGTTTCCCTTAAGGGATATGGACTCAATCTTTAGGAGTGTCGCTTCTGCGTTGCAGCGTTACCGGCCCAAGGGGGTGATCGGAATGGGGATAGGGCGGGTGATGGTGCGCATGGCTGTGGTCTGACCCATGGCTTTGGTCTGAAGGGTGGCCGTGGTCATGGGCAATCGGGATGCCGTCGGGTTGGCAGGCACCCGTGCACTCCAGTTCGCAGAGCGTGCAGCTTTCCGCAAGTCCTTCCACATGGTGGTGGTGGCTTTCCTGAGCACGTCCCACGTCCTGTTCGAAACCCAGCACCTGGGCGCGGTACTTGCAAAGTGAGCAGTTCATGGCGGTGTCCCCCCGCAACACCTCTTCGACCCGTTCTTTGAAGGTGTCCACCACCAAGGTGTGGTCGCCTAGATAGCCCGCAGAGAGAAACTCCACCTCGGGATGATCGGCAGCCACCAGCTCGGTGTGTTGGCGGATTCGGCTCACCAGAACCCCTGAAAAGAGGAAATAGGGCACGACCACCACACGGCGGAAGCCCAGCTTTACGGCGTGACGAAGCCCCGGTTCCACCAAGGGGAAGGTCACGCCCGAGTACACCGTTTCTCCCCAGCCAAAGCCAAACCCCTCCACCAACAGCCGCGTCACCTTGGCCACGTTGGAGTTGGCGTCTGGATCCGAGGAACCTCGACCCACCACCACCAGCAGGGTTTCGGCCAGTGGAACGTCGTGCTTCGCCGCATCCAGGCACTCCTGAACGCGGGCTCCGGCGGCCGATACCATCAACCGGTCCACCCCCAGCTCCCGGCCGTAATCGATCGGTAAACCCGTTTCGGCCGTGTAGGTGTTCAGGACAGAGGGGATGTCGTTCTTGGCATGCCCTGCAGCGAAAAGCATGGCTGGAATGGCCAGCACCTTGGTGACGCCTTTTTGCCTGAGCGCTTCAAGGCCATCGCGAAGGATGGGGCGGGCGAATTCCAGGTAGCCGTGCTCCACCGGCATGGGGGCGAGCCGAGGTCGCAGGGCGTCCACCATCTGTGCGAATTCTTCGACGGCCAATCGGTTGCGACTGCCGTGGCCGCAGATCAGAACGCCAAGGCGCTCGTTGCTGTTTTCCGCGTGCTGTTCGGCCAAAAGGTCGCTCTGCTGTTCCAATGGTTTGACGATATCGGTCGCATCGCAATGGATTCAGACCGTCCCGTTTTCTTCAATGCGCAGGCGGCTGATGCAAGGCGATCCGGTCTGGTTTCCCCTCGACCAGAGGAGTTGGCAGCTTTGGTTCAGAACTGGACTGGCCCCCGGCCGCTGCGTCTCTGTGGTGGTGGGACTACGTCGCGGGCCGCCGTGGCCGATCACTGGACCCTGGATCTTCAAACCCACTTCCAACGTTTGGAGTGGCAGCCCGCGGATCAGTCGGTCTGGATTGGAGGGGGCTGCCGCATGGGAGGGGTGCTGGAGGCCTTGCTTCCCTACGGCCGAACCGTGGCTGCTGGTTTGTCGGGTCTGCCTGGGCTTGGCTATGTGCTCACGGGCGGC is a window encoding:
- a CDS encoding sirohydrochlorin chelatase is translated as MAEQHAENSNERLGVLICGHGSRNRLAVEEFAQMVDALRPRLAPMPVEHGYLEFARPILRDGLEALRQKGVTKVLAIPAMLFAAGHAKNDIPSVLNTYTAETGLPIDYGRELGVDRLMVSAAGARVQECLDAAKHDVPLAETLLVVVGRGSSDPDANSNVAKVTRLLVEGFGFGWGETVYSGVTFPLVEPGLRHAVKLGFRRVVVVPYFLFSGVLVSRIRQHTELVAADHPEVEFLSAGYLGDHTLVVDTFKERVEEVLRGDTAMNCSLCKYRAQVLGFEQDVGRAQESHHHHVEGLAESCTLCELECTGACQPDGIPIAHDHGHPSDQSHGSDHSHAHHHPPYPHSDHPLGPVTLQRRSDTPKD